The following are from one region of the Roseobacter fucihabitans genome:
- a CDS encoding mechanosensitive ion channel family protein: protein MMRLKHIARGVILALTLATAQNATAQESVQIAAPSPNDLHEFTRLLADERIQNWIAEQAQDADDTTNQDATTLREQVTEAMQRTRGRVDDLAAAWANFDRAPDVLAAQWRAQMTPERRVRSLTFALIFLFVGAGLEWLFRQYVAPLRRRIEFGYFTRPRERLAAALTRTALTLAGLSLFAVGSIGAFSALSWPPLLSTLITATLIAIVLVRLTNALIKLFLAPRVAQLRLVPVGNHMARVIGYALMIFSGVFIFAMSFIDVFAQLTPPGSPETLAIAVLFATLLLGAGLITIGVCFAQAKKHCQTLPTRTLTRWRSYLGVLSALVFVSWLFDTRSLMWTFAAIGLAIPALQLLRGWTDMTFDRAIADFRHRTDPQHPPQDTATVETQEDAEPVEPVEPPDDPYETYRPLAQRLIRFGVFVTLGLTLALIWNAGIFEDPDKPSIVQRVFSVLIDSAAAVLIADLVWTWGKTSIDRRLAAYVPPEDGQAPGPEARMATLLPLLRVVLLVTLLSMVMMSVLYSMGVNIAPILAGASVLGIAIGFGAQSLVKDVVSGIFFLIDDAFRVGEYVEIDQLRGTVEKISIRSLQIRHHRGAVHTLPFGELKSMTNYSRDWVIMKLEFRVPFDTDLQLVKKLIKKVGAELKANEHYGDAILDTLKSQGVRRMEEFNMVVGVKFMTRPGEQWLVRRDAYQKVRDAFEANGIRMAERNVKVEIAGDEYLSEGERRAVSAAAQDAITPPQKPGLVPDEP from the coding sequence ATGATGCGGCTCAAACATATCGCAAGGGGGGTCATCCTCGCCTTAACCCTGGCAACGGCGCAGAACGCTACCGCCCAAGAGAGCGTGCAGATTGCCGCGCCGTCTCCAAATGATCTGCATGAATTCACGCGGCTTCTGGCGGATGAGCGCATTCAGAACTGGATCGCAGAACAGGCGCAGGATGCCGATGACACAACCAATCAGGACGCCACCACCCTGCGCGAGCAGGTGACCGAGGCCATGCAACGCACGCGCGGGCGGGTGGATGATCTGGCTGCGGCATGGGCCAATTTTGATCGCGCGCCCGATGTGCTGGCCGCGCAATGGCGCGCGCAAATGACCCCGGAAAGGCGCGTGCGCAGCCTGACATTTGCGCTGATCTTTCTGTTTGTTGGGGCGGGTCTGGAATGGCTGTTTCGCCAATACGTCGCCCCATTGCGGCGGCGGATCGAATTTGGCTATTTCACGCGCCCCAGAGAACGCCTCGCCGCCGCCCTGACCCGCACGGCGCTGACGCTTGCAGGGTTGAGCCTGTTTGCGGTCGGCAGTATCGGCGCATTTTCCGCGCTGAGCTGGCCACCGTTGCTCTCGACGCTGATCACGGCCACGCTGATCGCCATTGTGCTGGTGCGCCTGACCAACGCCCTGATCAAGCTGTTTCTGGCCCCCCGCGTGGCCCAACTACGCCTTGTGCCGGTGGGCAACCATATGGCGCGCGTGATCGGATATGCGCTGATGATCTTCTCTGGGGTGTTCATTTTCGCCATGTCCTTCATTGACGTTTTTGCGCAACTCACCCCGCCGGGATCGCCGGAAACACTGGCCATAGCCGTGCTTTTTGCGACGCTTTTGCTGGGGGCGGGGCTGATCACCATTGGCGTCTGTTTTGCCCAGGCCAAAAAACACTGCCAAACTCTGCCGACGCGCACGCTGACGCGCTGGCGCAGCTATCTGGGCGTGCTCAGCGCGCTTGTCTTTGTGAGCTGGCTCTTTGACACACGCTCCCTGATGTGGACATTTGCGGCGATCGGGCTGGCCATCCCTGCCCTGCAACTCCTGCGCGGCTGGACCGATATGACCTTCGATCGCGCCATCGCTGATTTCAGGCACCGCACGGATCCGCAACACCCGCCGCAAGATACCGCCACAGTGGAGACGCAAGAAGACGCCGAGCCCGTGGAGCCGGTCGAGCCTCCGGATGATCCCTATGAAACCTACCGCCCCCTGGCGCAACGGCTGATCCGGTTTGGTGTCTTTGTGACGCTGGGGCTGACCCTGGCGCTGATCTGGAACGCGGGCATTTTCGAGGACCCCGACAAGCCCAGCATCGTGCAGCGGGTCTTCTCCGTACTGATCGACAGTGCCGCTGCGGTGTTGATTGCGGATCTGGTCTGGACCTGGGGCAAGACCTCAATTGACCGCCGCCTCGCCGCCTATGTTCCGCCCGAGGACGGACAGGCCCCCGGCCCGGAGGCGCGCATGGCGACACTGCTGCCGCTGCTGCGCGTGGTCTTGCTGGTGACGCTTTTGAGCATGGTAATGATGTCAGTGCTCTATTCGATGGGCGTGAATATCGCGCCGATCCTCGCCGGTGCCAGCGTCTTGGGCATTGCCATCGGCTTTGGCGCGCAATCGCTGGTCAAGGATGTGGTATCGGGTATTTTCTTCCTGATCGATGATGCCTTTCGCGTCGGGGAATATGTCGAGATAGACCAGCTGCGCGGGACGGTGGAGAAAATCTCGATCCGCTCGCTGCAAATCCGCCATCACCGCGGGGCCGTGCACACCCTGCCCTTTGGCGAATTGAAATCCATGACCAATTATTCGCGCGACTGGGTGATCATGAAACTCGAATTCCGGGTCCCCTTTGATACTGACCTGCAATTGGTCAAGAAACTGATCAAGAAGGTCGGCGCGGAGCTTAAGGCCAATGAGCATTACGGCGATGCGATCCTGGATACGCTGAAATCACAGGGCGTGCGACGGATGGAGGAGTTCAACATGGTGGTCGGCGTCAAATTCATGACCCGTCCGGGAGAGCAATGGCTGGTGCGGCGCGACGCCTATCAGAAAGTGCGCGATGCCTTTGAGGCAAATGGCATACGCATGGCCGAGCGCAACGTGAAGGTCGAAATCGCCGGGGATGAGTATCTGAGCGAAGGCGAGCGCAGGGCCGTGTCGGCGGCCGCGCAGGATGCCATCACCCCGCCGCAAAAACCCGGACTGGTGCCGGATGAACCCTAG
- a CDS encoding 2Fe-2S iron-sulfur cluster-binding protein: protein MARAGANRSGLIIRTARVYSGLFMLAFVTAHLLNLSLGVFSGDAMNKAKPFLTGIWSNPVMGSLLLTALVVHFLIGLWAIYRRPTLRTNPQDLVQLLSGICVVPLLATHVVGVMSLKLNGIPFDYAIALKFFWVDRPEIGLLQVILLSVVWIHGCAGLITWLRSKSDMRNVLGWLYPLAVAVPVMALTGYAEVGRQVLIEVQSQAAPSGYYETEPAASTSIPQPARTEPIRLPYEQVKRITNGIIWWSIALAALTLIAREVRVRVQSSQVVVIRRGNAPALASTSQLSVLDSFRAHHQPHASLCEGRGRCGTCAVRVTGFEYPLPEPTALEIKTLRRIGATEDMRLACQLTPAGGHLSVEPVYPADFTFEESEHAHPIPPPDMKQAQT from the coding sequence ATGGCACGGGCGGGCGCGAATAGATCAGGGCTCATCATCCGCACGGCGCGGGTGTATTCCGGCTTGTTCATGCTGGCGTTCGTCACCGCGCATCTGCTGAACCTCAGCCTTGGCGTGTTTTCAGGCGACGCTATGAACAAGGCCAAACCGTTCCTGACGGGGATCTGGTCGAACCCGGTCATGGGCAGCCTGTTGCTCACGGCGTTGGTGGTGCATTTCCTGATCGGGCTCTGGGCGATCTATCGCCGCCCGACCCTGCGCACAAACCCGCAGGATTTGGTACAATTGCTGTCAGGGATTTGTGTCGTGCCGTTGCTGGCCACGCATGTCGTCGGTGTTATGTCGCTCAAGCTCAACGGGATACCATTCGACTATGCCATCGCGCTCAAGTTCTTCTGGGTGGACCGCCCCGAAATCGGACTTTTGCAGGTCATCTTGCTCTCTGTGGTCTGGATCCACGGATGCGCGGGGCTGATCACCTGGTTGCGCTCCAAAAGCGACATGCGCAATGTGCTGGGCTGGCTTTATCCGCTGGCCGTTGCCGTCCCCGTCATGGCTCTGACCGGCTATGCAGAGGTCGGGCGTCAAGTCCTCATCGAGGTTCAGAGCCAAGCCGCGCCATCCGGGTATTACGAGACAGAACCCGCTGCCAGCACCTCCATCCCGCAACCGGCCCGCACAGAACCAATCAGGTTGCCCTACGAGCAGGTAAAACGGATCACAAACGGCATTATCTGGTGGTCCATCGCCCTCGCCGCACTGACCTTAATCGCACGCGAAGTCAGGGTGCGCGTCCAATCGAGCCAGGTCGTTGTGATCCGGCGCGGAAATGCCCCGGCGCTGGCCAGCACATCGCAATTGAGTGTGCTGGACAGTTTCAGGGCGCATCACCAGCCCCACGCCAGCCTGTGTGAAGGGCGCGGGCGTTGTGGCACCTGCGCAGTACGGGTGACGGGTTTCGAATATCCCCTTCCAGAGCCAACGGCGCTGGAGATCAAGACCCTGCGCCGCATCGGGGCGACAGAAGATATGCGTCTGGCGTGTCAATTGACGCCGGCGGGAGGGCATCTGAGCGTCGAGCCGGTATATCCTGCGGATTTTACGTTCGAGGAGTCAGAGCACGCGCATCCGATACCCCCTCCAGACATGAAACAGGCGCAAACATGA
- a CDS encoding CoA transferase subunit A translates to MSKIYSTASLALEGVLEDGMLIAAGGFGLCGIPELLLGAIRDAGTRDLTFASNNAGVDDFGIGILLQSKQVRKMISSYVGENAEFMRQYLSGELELEFNPQGTLAERMRAGGAGIPGFYTKTGVGTVIAEGKEHKDFDGQTYILERGIVADLAIVKAWKADDTGNLVFRKTARNFNPPAAMCGRICVAEVEEIVPRGSLEPDMIHLPGIYVHRIVQGTHEKRIEQRTTRKQETA, encoded by the coding sequence ATGAGCAAGATCTATTCCACGGCGTCTTTGGCCCTTGAGGGGGTGCTGGAGGACGGCATGTTGATTGCCGCCGGGGGCTTTGGGCTCTGCGGTATTCCGGAGTTGTTGCTCGGCGCGATCCGGGATGCGGGCACGCGCGATCTGACCTTTGCCTCCAACAATGCGGGCGTGGATGATTTTGGCATCGGCATCTTGCTCCAGAGCAAACAGGTCCGCAAAATGATCTCCTCCTATGTCGGGGAAAACGCTGAATTCATGCGACAATATCTGAGTGGAGAGCTGGAATTGGAGTTCAACCCGCAAGGCACATTGGCCGAACGCATGCGCGCAGGCGGCGCGGGTATTCCGGGGTTTTACACCAAAACCGGCGTTGGCACGGTGATCGCCGAAGGTAAGGAACATAAGGATTTCGACGGTCAAACCTACATCCTGGAGCGCGGGATCGTGGCGGATCTGGCCATCGTGAAGGCCTGGAAGGCCGATGACACCGGCAATCTGGTGTTTCGCAAAACGGCGCGTAATTTCAACCCCCCGGCGGCGATGTGCGGGCGCATCTGCGTGGCGGAGGTCGAGGAGATCGTGCCGCGCGGGTCGCTGGAACCGGATATGATCCATCTGCCCGGCATCTACGTGCACCGCATCGTGCAGGGCACCCACGAAAAACGCATCGAACAACGTACCACCCGCAAGCAGGAGACCGCATAA
- a CDS encoding 3-oxoacid CoA-transferase subunit B, translating to MPWDRNQMAERAAQELNDGMYVNLGIGIPTLVANYVGDKDITLQSENGMLGMGPFPFEGEEDPDLINAGKQTITELGRTSYFDSATSFGMIRGGKIAAAILGAMEVAENGDLANWMIPGKLVKGMGGAMDLVAGVGRVIVVMDHTSKHGDSKLLKACTLPLTGKAVVDRIITNLGVLDVVAGGLRIVECAEGVSEEELRAATDATIV from the coding sequence ATGCCCTGGGACCGCAACCAAATGGCCGAACGCGCCGCACAAGAGCTGAACGACGGGATGTATGTGAACCTCGGGATCGGCATCCCGACGCTGGTGGCCAATTACGTGGGCGACAAAGACATCACGCTGCAAAGTGAAAACGGCATGCTGGGCATGGGTCCGTTTCCGTTTGAGGGCGAAGAAGACCCCGATCTGATCAACGCCGGCAAGCAGACGATCACTGAACTAGGGCGTACGTCCTATTTCGACAGCGCCACCAGTTTCGGTATGATCCGCGGTGGCAAGATCGCGGCGGCCATTCTGGGCGCGATGGAGGTTGCCGAGAACGGGGACCTGGCCAATTGGATGATACCGGGCAAGCTGGTCAAGGGCATGGGCGGCGCGATGGATTTGGTGGCGGGCGTGGGCCGCGTGATCGTGGTGATGGATCACACCTCCAAACATGGCGACAGCAAGCTGCTCAAGGCCTGCACCCTGCCATTGACCGGCAAGGCGGTGGTGGACCGGATCATCACGAACCTCGGTGTTTTGGATGTGGTGGCGGGCGGCTTGCGCATTGTGGAATGTGCTGAGGGCGTCAGCGAGGAAGAGCTGCGCGCGGCAACCGACGCCACGATTGTTTGA
- a CDS encoding aspartate aminotransferase family protein, whose translation MLRNDQLAEWDRENFFHASTHLAQHARGETPTRIITTGSGVYIEDRDGTRLLDAFAGLYCVNAGYGQSEITDAIADQARELAYYHAYAGHGTEASVTLAKMVIERAPANMSKVYFGLSGSDANETNIKLVWYYNNILNRPQKKKIISRWRGYHGSGLMTGSLTGLDLFHKKFDLPLSHVLHTQAPYYYHRADLDMDEAAFTAHCAAELEALIAREGADTIAAFIGEPVLGTGGIVPPPAGYWDAIQAVLRKHDILLIVDEVVTGFGRLGTPFGSDYYGLEPDLMTIAKGLTSAYAPLSGSIVSDKMWKVLEQGTDENGAFGHGWTYSAHPIGAAAGVANLNLIDKLGLVANAEKMGAYLLAALQDALGTHPHVGDIRGAGLLCAVEFVEDRDARAFFDPARKINVQVVAQMLQNGIIARAMPQGDIVGFAPPFCLTQSEADKIVAATKDAVQAVLG comes from the coding sequence ATGCTCAGAAACGACCAGCTTGCCGAATGGGACCGCGAGAATTTCTTTCATGCCTCGACCCACCTTGCCCAACATGCGCGCGGCGAGACGCCGACGCGCATCATCACGACAGGTTCCGGCGTCTACATTGAGGACCGCGACGGGACGCGCCTGCTGGATGCTTTTGCGGGGCTCTATTGCGTGAACGCGGGCTATGGGCAGTCAGAGATCACCGATGCCATCGCCGATCAGGCGCGTGAACTGGCCTATTACCACGCCTACGCCGGGCATGGCACGGAGGCCTCGGTGACGCTTGCGAAAATGGTAATCGAGCGCGCTCCTGCCAATATGTCCAAGGTGTATTTCGGGCTTTCGGGATCGGATGCGAATGAAACCAACATCAAATTGGTCTGGTATTACAACAACATCCTGAACCGTCCGCAAAAGAAAAAGATCATCTCGCGCTGGCGTGGATATCACGGCTCCGGGCTGATGACCGGATCGCTGACCGGACTGGATTTGTTCCACAAGAAATTCGACCTGCCCCTCTCGCACGTCCTACACACGCAAGCGCCTTATTACTATCACCGCGCCGATCTGGACATGGACGAGGCGGCATTTACCGCCCATTGCGCGGCGGAACTGGAAGCGCTGATCGCACGCGAAGGGGCCGATACGATCGCGGCCTTCATCGGCGAGCCTGTGCTGGGCACCGGGGGCATCGTGCCACCGCCAGCGGGGTATTGGGACGCGATCCAGGCCGTGCTGCGCAAGCATGATATCCTGCTGATCGTGGATGAGGTGGTGACAGGATTTGGCAGGCTCGGCACGCCTTTTGGGTCGGATTATTACGGGCTGGAGCCGGATTTGATGACCATCGCCAAGGGGTTGACCTCTGCTTATGCGCCACTTTCGGGCTCCATCGTGTCGGATAAGATGTGGAAGGTTCTGGAGCAAGGTACCGATGAAAACGGAGCTTTTGGTCACGGCTGGACCTATTCCGCGCATCCCATCGGGGCGGCGGCGGGCGTGGCAAACCTTAATCTGATCGACAAGCTTGGGCTGGTGGCGAATGCCGAGAAGATGGGGGCCTATCTTCTGGCGGCACTACAAGACGCGCTTGGCACACATCCGCATGTTGGTGATATTCGCGGTGCCGGCTTGTTGTGCGCCGTGGAGTTTGTCGAAGATCGTGACGCGCGGGCCTTCTTCGATCCCGCCCGTAAAATCAACGTACAGGTGGTGGCACAGATGCTTCAAAACGGTATCATTGCGCGCGCCATGCCACAGGGCGATATCGTCGGTTTCGCGCCGCCTTTCTGCCTGACGCAAAGCGAGGCGGATAAGATCGTGGCCGCGACCAAAGACGCGGTTCAGGCCGTTTTAGGCTAA